The Campylobacter concisus genome has a window encoding:
- a CDS encoding type VI secretion system Vgr family protein: MMDFFNTSKKKLDIKNDNTELKNFDEENNKFTNSQNAIDVFTYPFSKIPIVGEIFKGNADAAKNYIDKDANLKEKINKEAERGGIEEEVNRFYNIKEPEKKYFKKLREEENEKRLKEQQMDKNITSPTSSLTKPVMLASGNSVATDGFVDYGVSNDAFSTLQIANDKFIVTRADINESLEDIFSIECFAYINLVKNPLYENLESIYNDNAQTGIYRYLDKGMKLSIKRPSSTNKSIIPSNNGSDYIYFSGIVSDVEYLGVDDDSSTNIDKKYFFKFKLTSSLYRLSINRANRIYTDQSVLEVVKEILSFNKQRLTKELDFSNIKNSYNKKEFIAQYNESDLAFITRLCHDSGIYFYEDNEKIYFHDTFILAYSNQAEVLTQSEPSKGKEARKVSFNVNLNNNLASEHINKITKSETLKANSFTHSFQNTAYPNVLESKNEKIFDEQVNIYDKHINLDEYSFSDTRLLEVSTYLKKLRSDMLLKEFIASSNVFALNLNDNISVAIDQSSGEYEFKIIAIKHTYIDESVLENTLNLGDNVPLKDKKFISSYTNELSIIPSSVKFVPSYKQKPKAPDITLGLVVGQDGLNSQTNTIHTDSYGRVKVRLNAFSTQEQIDKDDTINASYHKSAYLRVITPIASNSSGFFAIPRVGDEVIISFLQNDIDNPVVSGSLYNASNMPLVNVDNNYHQTSLSSKTIGANETGINEITLSNLKNKEQIYVKAEKDYDELVNNDFSQTILNDKSSQVHGSYTERVKKAHIQTIDLAKNVNVGGEYLTTVGLSKDTVVGVSNTLNVAVDDTTRVGQDRHEFVGNDKFVEIKSNLNTTIHNDETKEIKGTKEQNIDGSYKLNSQKGINEFSNEHIVLQANNYIDINAKSNFTTKTAAQHTEMADSKYSEIETTYEVNAKNEIIHQVGSTKVTINGASVVIEVGGIKAIFDSMGLRVIGGDIKAL, translated from the coding sequence ATGATGGATTTTTTTAACACTAGCAAAAAGAAACTTGATATAAAAAATGATAATACAGAATTAAAAAATTTTGATGAAGAAAATAATAAATTTACTAACTCACAAAATGCTATTGATGTCTTTACTTATCCTTTCTCAAAAATACCAATTGTTGGAGAGATTTTTAAAGGAAATGCAGATGCCGCCAAAAATTATATAGATAAAGATGCCAATCTTAAAGAAAAAATAAACAAAGAAGCTGAACGTGGTGGCATAGAAGAAGAAGTTAATAGATTTTATAATATTAAAGAACCAGAAAAGAAATACTTTAAAAAACTTAGAGAAGAAGAAAACGAAAAAAGATTGAAAGAGCAACAAATGGACAAAAACATAACATCACCAACATCATCACTAACTAAGCCAGTCATGCTGGCATCTGGTAACTCAGTGGCAACAGACGGCTTTGTAGACTACGGCGTATCTAACGATGCCTTCTCGACTCTTCAGATAGCAAACGATAAATTTATAGTCACAAGGGCTGATATAAATGAGAGTTTAGAAGATATATTTAGCATAGAGTGCTTTGCCTATATAAATTTAGTCAAAAATCCGCTTTATGAAAATTTAGAGAGCATTTATAATGATAACGCTCAAACTGGCATATATAGGTACCTTGATAAAGGCATGAAGCTAAGCATAAAAAGACCGTCTTCTACAAACAAGAGTATCATCCCAAGCAATAATGGCAGCGACTATATCTACTTTAGCGGCATAGTAAGCGATGTCGAGTATCTAGGCGTTGATGACGATAGCAGCACAAATATAGATAAAAAATACTTCTTCAAATTTAAACTCACATCTTCGCTATATAGACTAAGTATCAATAGAGCAAATAGAATTTACACAGACCAAAGCGTGCTTGAAGTGGTAAAAGAAATTTTGTCTTTTAACAAGCAAAGGCTAACTAAAGAGCTAGACTTCTCAAATATCAAAAATAGCTACAATAAAAAAGAATTTATAGCGCAGTACAACGAAAGCGACCTGGCCTTTATAACAAGACTTTGCCATGATAGCGGTATATATTTTTACGAAGATAATGAGAAAATTTACTTTCACGATACCTTTATCTTAGCTTATAGTAACCAAGCTGAAGTCCTAACACAAAGCGAACCTAGTAAAGGAAAAGAGGCTAGAAAAGTAAGCTTTAATGTAAATTTAAATAATAATCTTGCAAGCGAACACATAAATAAAATCACAAAGAGCGAAACTCTAAAAGCAAACAGCTTTACCCACTCATTTCAAAACACAGCCTATCCAAACGTGCTAGAGAGTAAAAATGAGAAGATATTTGACGAGCAGGTAAATATCTATGATAAGCATATAAATTTAGATGAGTATTCATTTAGTGATACGAGGTTGCTTGAAGTCAGCACATATCTTAAAAAGTTAAGAAGTGATATGCTATTGAAAGAATTTATCGCTAGCTCAAATGTCTTTGCTCTAAATTTAAATGACAATATCTCAGTCGCCATAGATCAAAGCAGCGGCGAATATGAGTTTAAAATAATAGCTATAAAACACACTTATATAGACGAAAGTGTTTTAGAAAATACCCTAAATTTAGGCGACAATGTCCCCTTAAAAGATAAGAAATTTATAAGCTCATATACAAATGAGCTAAGCATCATCCCAAGCAGTGTGAAATTTGTACCAAGCTACAAGCAAAAGCCAAAAGCGCCTGACATCACTCTAGGTCTTGTTGTAGGACAAGATGGGCTAAATAGCCAAACAAACACCATCCATACGGATAGCTACGGCAGGGTAAAGGTAAGACTAAATGCCTTTAGCACACAAGAGCAGATAGATAAAGACGACACCATAAACGCAAGCTATCATAAAAGTGCCTATCTAAGAGTGATCACGCCGATAGCTAGCAACAGCTCCGGCTTCTTTGCGATACCTAGGGTCGGCGATGAGGTAATCATCTCATTTTTGCAAAACGACATAGACAACCCAGTGGTAAGTGGTAGCCTCTATAATGCCTCAAATATGCCACTAGTAAATGTAGATAACAACTACCATCAAACATCGCTTAGCTCAAAAACGATCGGTGCAAACGAGACTGGCATAAACGAGATCACTTTGTCAAACTTAAAAAACAAAGAGCAAATTTATGTAAAAGCAGAGAAAGACTACGACGAGCTAGTAAATAACGACTTTTCTCAAACGATCCTAAACGACAAAAGCTCTCAAGTGCATGGTAGCTACACCGAAAGGGTCAAAAAAGCGCACATCCAAACGATAGATCTTGCTAAAAACGTAAATGTCGGAGGCGAATATCTAACGACGGTTGGACTTTCAAAGGATACAGTAGTAGGTGTCTCAAACACACTAAATGTAGCTGTTGATGATACAACTAGAGTTGGCCAAGATAGGCATGAGTTTGTCGGCAATGATAAATTTGTCGAGATAAAATCAAACCTCAACACAACCATACACAACGACGAAACTAAAGAGATAAAAGGCACCAAAGAGCAAAACATAGATGGTAGTTACAAGCTAAATTCACAAAAAGGTATAAATGAGTTTAGTAACGAGCACATCGTGCTTCAGGCAAACAACTACATCGACATAAATGCTAAGTCAAATTTCACAACAAAAACAGCTGCGCAGCACACCGAGATGGCAGACTCTAAGTATAGCGAGATCGAGACGACATACGAGGTCAATGCTAAAAATGAGATCATCCATCAAGTTGGCAGCACCAAAGTAACCATAAATGGCGCAAGTGTCGTGATAGAAGTTGGTGGCATAAAAGCGATATTTGATAGCATGGGACTAAGAGTCATCGGCGGAGATATCAAGGCACTGTAA